The Panicum hallii strain FIL2 chromosome 5, PHallii_v3.1, whole genome shotgun sequence genome contains the following window.
TGTGATTGTGACAAAAAGAGATACCTCTTCTGGAACAGTAGCAGAAAAAAGCAGTGTCTGCCTTTCTTTAGGAATGAAAGCAATTATTTTCTCAATATCTCTTCTGAATCCCATATCCAATAGGCGGTCAGCTTCATCAAGAACAAGAACCTTGACACCTTTAATTCGGGTCGAGAATCCAGGTGTGTTCTCAAGATGATCCTTAAGCCTTCCAGGGGTAGCAACAAGAATCTAGTTGAAGAATGCAAAGTATTAGTGCATGAGTCGCACCTAGATGTGCTATGTGTACGCACTGTACTACTGTAATTCATGTGTACAACCTGACATGGGTTAGCTTGCATGCTCCGTTGCTCTTGAGGTAATCGTGTGCCACCTATTACAACCTGAACACCCAATGAGCGATGATACTTGAGAAGCTTCCTGGCCTCTGCAGCCACTTGGTTTGCAAGCTCCCTGGTAGGGCACATCACCAGCAAATTTATAGATGTTGAACGAGGTAATGCAGTGAGAACTTCGATGGCTGGAAGCTAAAGTAAACTCAGTCAGATGGGTTAATCCTGCAGTTGTATCACTGCAATAGTTGAGAAAACTACTATGACAATGAAATTGGCTAGTTGGGCTGAAGGGCAATAAATACCAAAAAGCCAACTGTTTTTCCTGTTCCTGTCTTTGCTTTTGCAAGGACATCTTTTCCTGCAAACAAAAAGGAATTCACATGTTATTTCCAGGGCTCCTAATAAATTGGTACCAAACCATTCGAAATTAATGTTTTGCATGTCCGCTGACCTTGAAGAATTATTGGCAGAGTAGCCTCCTGCACCTGGGTCATCCTTTCATATCCAGCATCCTTGACAGCTTTCAGTGACAGTGGAGAAATAGCACATTGATCAAACCTGTGACATGCATAACAATAACACAATAAAGCACAACAGCAGTAAAGACGCAGGATTATAAGATGACTCACATTGATAAAACATGCGACATGCATAACAATAACACAATAAAGCATAACAGCAGTAAAGACACAGGATTATAAGATGACTTTCATCAGGGGCAGCAGTAATAAGATGACTCTCAGCAGGAGTGTCCCCAGCACCCAATTTTTCAGCCATCCAATTACGATTTACGTCATCTACGCTTTGACTATCTAACTTTGTACTAACAGAAAAGAATCAGGTACTATTCAGGGCTCTAGCATCTTAATTTTATTACATCACCATTATTGAAAATTACAACGGAAAAATGATTCTAACTCACGTGTAAAGTTAGTGCAATTCCAATATAACTTTAATTAAGGTATCAACAGAAAGTGATAGGTGTCAGGAGGCCTTAAAAAACACATGATTTTTTCTTACATTATACACTTGCAATCCCTAAAGCACAAATTTGAGGCAAAAAAAATATCCAGGCATTGCAGCCCTCTAAAACACTCAAGGTGATATTTAGCAGTTCCCATCTCAATAATCAGATGAGCACTGAGAGGGCAGCCGACAATGTTAAACAACTTACAGTTAAGATCGAATTTCTCATTTCAAAATAAGCTCCCAATTTCAGATGAACTCAATTACCTATAGCTCTTAACGCTGATGAAGACTTCTAAAAATTGACATGTGGTACTAGAGATCTTACAAGCATCGAACAGTTTCCTACAACATACTGATGAATTAAAAATACTATAGAGGACGAAAGAATTAGACTAGATATCAAAGAGTTACAACGTCGTTATCCCAATCGCTATGCTTTAGCAGTAGCCATAGAATTAGAACAACACTAGAACAGAATCCTTCGTCCCTACAAAGCTCGCCAGGATTTCAGGCACTCAACCGATCTAATTCATGAGCGGGGGACAGGGCATTACCGTGTCTGGGTGAGGTACGAGCCGTCGACGCCGCCTGCCTCGTGAGCGCTCCTACCAGCGTTCGACGCCGAACCCTCCACTCCGCGGGcaccctcctcgccggaaccTCTTCCCCTCGCCGTGGTGGCGACCACCCTAGCGGGCGGGGGCGCCTGCCTCGCGTCCCTCCGCGCCCCTTCGCCGCCCACCTCGTGGGCAACCTTTGCCCCGACGGTGGCCACCACGGGTGACGCGGGGCCCTGCTTGGGcgggcccctccgccgccgcttcggcttCGGGTTGGCGCTGGTCGACATGATCTGGCTGGCGGCGTCGGCGATTTTGACCTAGACGGCGGGCGGGAGAGAACAGAGGAGTGCGGCGGTTCCCGGCTGAGCCGgaccaaaaagaaaaaaaaaaaagctgaGCCGGTCCCGGTGCTCTTCGCCGCTCTGGGCACCCGAGTATATATACTCCGGGGTCGGGTTCCACGCTTCATTTGCCCCTTTCTCACACCCGACTGTGCCGTATTGGCCGTTCTCTGATTCTCTCAGCTCTCTCTCACCCGtcccctccacctccactaccCTGACTCTAAATCCGCGTGGAAGATCAAGGGAAGCTTCAAATCTTAGGGTgcttttggttcagctgtggatTCCTGAAAATCTGATTTCTGGAATCAGCTGTGGGAAAACTGCTGTGAGCTAacagctgtgggaaagctgaaagctgtttggcTGAAACAGCTGTCAGCTGTGGATTCCTGTAAAAATGTCAGTTTTGCCCCTGAGACCCTATAGGACTGTTTATATGCTAATTAATTGTACGGATATGTAGATGACCGTTTTGGAAAGGAAATTATCATAATTGGAATTGTTTGacatatataattaatacaaaagaTATATAGATCCACCTCGACCCAACTAAAATATTAATACAACTAAAAATTTACTTTTCCAGTCAGCCTAGATAGATTGAACAAATAACAAGATTTGGAGCCTCAAGGAGCGGAGCCAGAAAGGCTGCCCAGCCCGGGCTTAACCAAACATGAACTTGGCATTAGTACAGAGGTTTGAGCTGCTCTGGCTTCATATTCTAACCAGGCTAGCATAAGCCCATGAACCAAACAGACCCATGATGATTGTGACCCATGATGGTCACAATCAATCAATGCTCACTCCACTCGACTGGTTAAAGCTACAATGGAGCAATGCTCACTCCACTCGACTGGTTAACAAGGAACTGAACCAACTTCCAACAACAATCTCAGTAAGAAAAAAACCAGGGAAAGGACACAGTTTAAGCGGCTACAAAGCAGAACATCCGAGAGCAGACACTGGCTTGGGGTTGATAGACACAACCATCAGGAAATCGACAATCATGTTCGTGCAGGAATTTTTGGTAACAAAAGCAAACAACTACTAGACAACTTCTTAATTTACGCCTTGTTTGTATCAAAATAATCTCTGCATACATATACAATTTTCTTTTACCAATCCTCCAATTTTCAAATTCAATAGAGGAAAAAAATGGCCTGTTACTGAACCTTCTAATGATATGGAACCTGTTGACAGGTTACCCTCACTCGCATCCATTTTTTCTGATAATATTGACTTGGCATGGACTGGATCTACTGATTTACAGTATGATCTTCCACAAGCTTCCACCAAAATTGATGAAAATGGATCCTTTAATTTGGACAGTCCAAACTACAGGAATGTAGTAGCCCCTGTTAGAATTCATTCGTTCAATTCTCTCAACCTCAAGGTTCATGCTGATCCGGCAGGGAGCCCAAAGAAATAAGATAATGAGCATCGCGGCATGCCAGCAGAAGCCATCTAAGCTTACATCGATAATAGGATAGGCTAAAATGACGAAATTCAGTTACGACCTACTCCCTTTGAACATTGATCAAACAACTGAGTACAAAGCTTACATTTGGCCTTCATATTTAATCAAACGTGGAGCTCGATCACATATGTATCAGCCTTCCATTTGATCATATGGATCAGCCTACAGTGACCATTTTTTCTGTAGCAAAAGGAATTAAATTTACACGAACGCAAGCGACCAGACATAAACTGATATTCCTGCCAGAAAGGCATGAATAGGAGGTTGACATAAGTAAATAAATCCGCGTGCACATTGATTTGAAAATATGATGGTTTGAGGCCACAAGGCAATCCCCAAAACTAAGCCCAGAAATTTCAGGCAGGCAAACTTCAGCAGCTATAATGAATTTCGAGCATGACAGAACGTGGGGCGCGCCACAAAAGAGAACTGGGAGGATGGTGAGGTCAATCCCAGTGTAATATTTCGTTGCTCGGTTTTTAAAAGTGGCAAGCCGTTTGGTTTCGATTTTGCATCCAGATTCGCTTCCAGTAATCAGCTAATGCAACCAAAGGGCGCGCTGGGGCGACGCGATTCCACGGAATCGGCCGATTCCTGCAGTACAACGAGGCAGCGGTAGGAAGGGCAGATTTCGCAGATTCGAGCCGGTAAATTACCCGCCATGCCATCCGTTATGTTGTAACGCTTCGGTTCTTCTATTCTTTTTCCCCACCCCACGAACAGAGCCCGCACTCGATAGTTGCTCGGGCTCTCCTCCACGCCGGCTAGggttgctgccgccgccccctcgACGACCTGCTGCCGGCACCTCCAGCTCCGGCATCCGACGCCCTCACGCACGGCGCACCCTCACGCCTCCTTCGAAGAGCCAGGGTGCGGGTATCGGGCTCTCCTCCATGGGTGGCTAGGgttggcgccgccggccccttgACGCCCTCTCGTCGACGCCCCGTCCAAGCGCCGCCCCGtcctgccgccggcgcctccGACTCCGGACTTCGGCACCCTCACGCGCGGCGGCCCCCTCCACTTGACGCCCTCCCGCCTCCATCGAAGATACGGGCTCGGGGCTCGGGTTGCCGCCGGCGCCCCTTCCACGCCCTGCTGCCGGCGCCCCGTCCAAGCTCTACCGCCGGCGCCTCCAAATCCAGCCTCTCACGCCTTCACGCGGTCACCTCCCCTGGTCCTGTCCACTGCTGCAGCAGCCATCCAGATCCGGCCTGCAAGGTTCATCCTAAACTGCCTCCTAGTTGATGCTACAGCCAAGGGCTTGTTCTAAGTTTTGTTTTGGTGCTGAAAATAGAGACCAGCCGTTCGTTTTGGTGTCCTTGTACTGTTTGATATCTGGTACTCATTTGCGTACTCTATTATCTAATGGTTCATCGGATTCTTGCCCTCTTGCTTTTCTGAATTGAGTCCAGTCACATCGAGTCGTCGAACTCTTCTAGCTGGATCGGACTCGCGGCCCATCTGGCCGCGCCTCGCCCGCCCAGGCCCAAATCGGTTCAACAGACAGGAACAACACCGGACCGGACGGacagccgccgccaccgcgttCTCACACGCCGTCGGCCATGTcgcagcggccgcggccggaGGCGGGTTCTACGACGGAGGGAGACGAGGAGCAGTGGCTTCGGGCGGCGCTGCGTCACCTGTAGGCGGAGGCGGGGGTGCTCGAGCGCCTGGTGTACAAGCACCGGAACCAGCACCGCGGCGCCGCCTACTTCCAGTACCTCCTCAAGGTGAGCGCCGCATCTCCACATCCTCCCGGATAACCCCATCTCGGCTGGCGAGTCGCTCGGTGATGACACGAGTCCACGTGTGTCTGTGCGCGCAGGTGGGGAGGGACCTGAAGCTGCTGCTTGGCGCCGGGCTCGCCGAGGTCCTTAACGCCGTGTTCCCCGTCCTCGCATGCCGCAAGCCGGCCAACACGGTCCTCGTCCCGACCAAGTCAGTCTGCTATTGCATTTGCGCTCCTTACAAATTCCTCGGGTTGTTACTTAGCCTTTTTCTGGATTCTGATATAGGCAGACTAAGAAGAAACCTGGTGAAAACCACAGCCATCATGAGAGGCTTTTGGGTGTTGCCAGCTTGTTATCCCAGGTGTGTTTTGTGTTTCCGAGCATTGACGCTGTAGCCTGGAAGTGAGATTTCATACTCTACCCAACTTCGTATCATATCAATTATCAAATCTCAGCCAAAAATTTCTCTGTCCTTTGCAGATGGCTGAACCTGTTATGAAGGCAGCAACGTATCCtttgttttcttttctcatGTCCCTTTTAGTTTCTTATAACCCCTAATAGAACCAGTTGTCCACTTGTACTAGGCTATAAGTGAGTCATGGCTTACCATTGAGGATTAGCCTTGTAAAAGGAAGCAGATATAACTTCCTACCATATCTCTATGGTTGAAAGATATCCAAAGTTCCTTAACCTACATTACAGTCAGATAACATTTTTACTTGCTAGATCATTCTTCATTGATCTTTGTACAGCAGTGCTTTCTTTGCTTGCACGAATAAGGGTCCTGGTCCAACAGGTGAGGGTTACAATCCACAGGCATGACTAAGATTGTATCAGGAAAATACTGTAATAAATTTCTGGCATACACCGTCCTAATAAGTTAAGAAATTTCACTTTGGAATCACATGCTGGCTGATATTGTtattctttctcttttcccaaCAGAGTTTTTGCTGTAGACTCTGACCCTCTGGTACTTGTTTCACAGATGTTACTTGATGTTGTATCATTATATAATAAGGTTACAGATCTTACTGATAGGAAGCAGGCTGTTAAGATTAGCATCGGTGGAGTGCAGGTGTGTTTTGCTTCCACACCAGCAATACTGTTATTTTATATATCATGGAATGTACTGTATAAGACTGTGTTTTCACTTCTCGCACAATCTGAACTTTCTAGAAGATATAATGATTTCAATGAATAACTTTGCCTCATTTTCTTTTGGTTATTTCCACAGGCTTTCAGAGAGTACTACCCCTCTACGAATGATGCCTGCACAATTCTGGATTGTGTATGGGTGAAAGATAAATTTGTTTTGCATGAAAAGATGAAAGGTAGCTGTCAGGAAACCCAAGTTGAGGATCAGAAGTCCTTTGGTCCTGAATCTTCAATCCAGTATGAGACGCTTGCACTCATTAGTGAAGGTTGAAATGCTTTATCTTCTACTCTTCATGATAAATATATGAAGATCCTCAATTCTTAgttgcatttttctgaattaGTTGACATGATGCATTGCTTACTGAATAGGCACCGAGTTGGAATGAACTTCAAGCACCTTAGTAGTAATACATTTTGAAGAACATACCTCTAATCAAATGTACAGAATTGAATTATTTAATGATAACATTATTATGCTTCTTGTTCCCATGCTAGCTACTAAGGCACTTGAGACTGCCTTTTTGGGTTATCCATCAATCTTTGGAAGTATGTTACATTAGAATTAATTGTTGGTAAACCGTAACCATTGAACATGTTGGCATGATTTATGGTATATGGCAGATACCATGCCTGACATGTGTCAGAATATTAACGTCAGATATAGCCTAGCTGAATGATAACCAACAAGGTCCTGGTTTTCAATACATCATGTTTTGTGTATTACAGGCTTACAGCTATGGTGCAACACTTGATTAGTCCTTGTTGTAATTGTAAATTACCTTTTAGGTTACCGTTAGTTTGAAAGTCAATTGTTATTTAGGGAACCAAACGAAAGGTATATTACCAAATTGTTTGTTATGTGTTCCATTGAACAGGGTCCATTCTTTTTTTATCATTGTATGGTGTCTAACTACAAAAGCATTCTTGTTACCTCCATTGATATTTGTGGCCATTTTTTCAGATACACCAAACTTTGAAGAAACAAACCAGACAGCCAAACAGGcaggtgctgctgcggctgatCAACCAGATAAAATGAACCATTGCAGTGATGCTGGAGGTTCTCAAAGTGGGAGGCAACTGGAAAATGAAAGTGGTGCTTGTTTAGTTCCTGACACCCTTAGTACTCGTATACATTCAGTTCCACACCTGAACCTCAAGCATGAGAACTAGGAAGAGAGTAGCATTCGTTGCTGTTGGAAATCCAAAGGTTCCTGGTGCAGCCTCAGAAACAAAATCATCAGAAGTAAACAAGAAGCAAAGACTAGACATGATTTCACAGACCTCTGTAGAATCTGGACTCTAGAGCAAATTGCTGATTCTGAGTACGCAGAAAAGTCCATCCTTTAATGTGTGTGGAAATTCCCTCTTCTTCATCAAGGGGAAGAACAATGGATACGAAAATGATAATGCAGCTTCAAGATACAGCAAAACCTGAAACGATTTGTACTGTAGAAGGGGTCACTATTAACTTAGAGTTTCTGAAGCAGGCCGTTTTTATTGTTTCTTAACCAAATTTACAATGAGCTCCAAGATTATTTTTGTAGAGTTTGTGTATTTGGGAGATATCCATGTTTATGTCAATGTTCTGTAGCACAATTTCATATAATTGAAAGTTTTCTCCAAACGAGCATATTTCTTGTTTACTTATCTATATTCTTTACGTGATTATGTGCTTTACTTGCGTAGTCTCAATTTTAAACTCTCATGTCAATTTGGGACTTCGGCCTAGAGCACATGACTCTGGAGTTGTGCAAGTGCCTAATCATTAATCACATAGCACAGCGGTTGTTTTTGTGATGGCCTGTGCAAGAAAATTGTGGTTCACAGAGTCCATAGAATATATAAATCAGTATCTCAACAAGACCCATTCAGCTCAAGATGGAACATCTCATGTAGTATCAGGTATAAATCAGTATCTCAACAAGACCCATTCAGCTCAAGATGGAACATCTCATGTAGTATCAGGCAGTCAGTAATCTAgcaaaacaaaaacaaaactaACCATGCTTCAAACAAGAATAATTGGTGAGGCAAAGATCTCACAGAATGAAGATCTCGCTATTTCTATGTAAATTACAAGATCGGTGACAACAAGGAGCACTAACAAATATGCCTGCTGCACATCATCCATCAGGGCAATCTTGGAAGAGCAACTTTGTCGAATGAAAGAAAGCTGACCCGCCCATTATCCACATGGCAATACTTGAGAGGAATACCCCCAAAATTGTTTTCCACCATTTCCAATTCAATCCTTGAGGGGGGCTTATTCCTGCACCAGATTGAAAAACAATGTCAATGTCTTCTTTTAGGACTTTAAGTCAACCAGTCAAAGTTGTGATAGTCTGATACAAACATTGATCAACAAAGTATATGAGAGCAACCCTATTACGTAATAAATTTTATTCATATGCTATAACCAAAAGTCATCTTGGCATCTTTTTTTCTTTACTTTCGTAACGGTATCTGCACTTTATAAATTTGCACAGACTCTTAGCCTAATGCATGACCAGAATCAGCTATTATCCTAtcttcaggataaaatttggtGACAATGGAAATAAAATGAGATAAGTTGCAATAAAACAGTCACAATGAGGATTAAGTGAGAGTCCACTTAGACATTGTTTGAACATGAAACTGTAATCAACTGGATAAAAGGAACATTACCTTAACAGACATAAGAGGAAACTAGGGGCGCCTGGGGATGATTTTTTAAATTTGCTGTTAGGCAAATACACTTCAAAGGATGGAGATATCTCATCAATGTGCATTTCCTTCAGCAATTTGGTTATGTTACTGCAGGTGCCGTCAACTCTATTGAAGCTCTGATCAGTGTGCACCACACTGGGAGGAACAGTAGTATCACAAGTACCGCTATTCTTCATCGTCCAGGGGACACCATATCGTCCAACAATATAACCAAGCGATTTCAAGTGCTTATAAGCTTGGAAGGCATCCCAGGAACACCCATATTTTCCTCCAGCAATCTTTTCATAAATGGCTTCTGTTCCTATCGTTTCATCCTTGTCATTGAGAAAAATCAAGGCACCCCTTTCAACCAAGAACCTGCATAGCTTCATCAGAAACTCAAATACTTGAAAATGAAAAACAATGACATGGAAATTCATGCATAATCTATTAACAAATGGCTCAGACGTTCAAGCAGCGAAGGATAAGCTTGGCGTGCTGGATGCAAAGCGCACCATGACTAAAGGGCCAGTACAATCAAATACCACAAGAAATCTGATTATTCTGCACAGCTACGGTATTTCATCGAACAGGTGGCGTACCCTATCTCCTCGACGTTGTAGCACAGCTTGCCGCCCCGGGTGACGCCGGTGGTCAGCCACAGCTTGCCCTTGCTCTCCACCACCTCTGCGGCACCGGCCTCTTCCACCCACCGCGCGCGTGAGGCCACATTCCTGCGCCCGCAGTTGTAGAACACATCGAGCGGGGGGCCACACTTATGCAGAGCCAATACAAACTGCTCATGCAGAGCAACCGCAAGAAAAGCACTCACCTGAACTGGACCCTCGAGGAGGCGGATGGAGCTGCGTCGAGGAAGGGGTTGAGATGCTGCTCCTCGCCATCATCGTTTCCGGCAGCGGTGCCACCCGCTGGAGAGCGGCTCCTCCTGCGGCGGTCGCCAGCGGTCGCTGCCTCCGCCGCCATGATTACTTTTCACAAATTAGCTGCTGGACACTGAAAAAGAAGTATTTGCCAATAGACCCATCAATTCAGTGTCAATTTATACCTGGACACTATAACCTAT
Protein-coding sequences here:
- the LOC112894962 gene encoding DEAD-box ATP-dependent RNA helicase 26-like; protein product: MSTSANPKPKRRRRGPPKQGPASPVVATVGAKVAHEVGGEGARRDARQAPPPARVVATTARGRGSGEEGARGVEGSASNAGRSAHEAGGVDGSYLTQTRFDQCAISPLSLKAVKDAGYERMTQVQEATLPIILQGKDVLAKAKTGTGKTVGFLLPAIEVLTALPRSTSINLLVMCPTRELANQVAAEARKLLKYHRSLGVQVVIGGTRLPQEQRSMQANPCQILVATPGRLKDHLENTPGFSTRIKGVKVLVLDEADRLLDMGFRRDIEKIIAFIPKERQTLLFSATVPEEVRQISHVAMRKDYEFINTVQEGDEETHSQVNQMYMIAPLDLHFSILYDVLKKHVAEDAEYKVIVFCTTAMVTKLVAEVLSQLKLNIREIHSRKSQSARTKVSDEFRKSKGLILVSSDVSARGVDYPDVTLVIQVGLPADREQYIHRLGRTGRKGKEGQGILLLAPWEMHFLSTVNDLSISEAAAPSVDSSIQAVVKDAVTRVEMKSKESAYQAWLGYYNSNKSISRDKARLVRLAEDFSQSMGLQVPPAIPKLILRKMGLSNVPGLRSA
- the LOC112891744 gene encoding uncharacterized protein LOC112891744, which gives rise to MAAEAATAGDRRRRSRSPAGGTAAGNDDGEEQHLNPFLDAAPSASSRVQFRNVASRARWVEEAGAAEVVESKGKLWLTTGVTRGGKLCYNVEEIGFLVERGALIFLNDKDETIGTEAIYEKIAGGKYGCSWDAFQAYKHLKSLGYIVGRYGVPWTMKNSGTCDTTVPPSVVHTDQSFNRVDGTCSNITKLLKEMHIDEISPSFEVYLPNSKFKKSSPGAPSFLLCLLRNKPPSRIELEMVENNFGGIPLKYCHVDNGRVSFLSFDKVALPRLP